CTTCTGCTCGCGCGGGACCGCCGAGGCGCTCGGCCTCGACGGATCGCTCTTCGCGCACTACGTGGCGATCACGGCGGACCGCGACGGCCGCGTCGGCGACCTCGGCTTCCGCGCCTTCGCCACGCCGCACGACGCCAACGAGTCCCTCGCCTTCCGCTTCGAGGACGCGCAATCCTCGTGCGCGATCGCGACCGACCTCGGCCACTGCGACGACGCGCTCGTCGACTTCCTCCGAGGCGTGCGCGCGCTCCTCTTCGAGTTCAACCACGACGAGGACCTGCTCCGCGACGGGTCGTACCACTGGAGCCTGAAGAAGCGGATCGCCGGCGGCCTCGGACACCTCTCGAACCGCCAGTCGGCCGAGGCGCTGAGTCGGGCGGCGGGGACACAGCTGCGCGAGGTGGTCGCGCTCCATCTCTCTCGCCAGAACAACGATCCCGCGCTCGTCATGGCGCTCCTCTCCGAGACCCTCGACCGCGCGGAGTGCGCGGCGCGCTTCGGATGCGCGGACCAGCTCCGCGGATATGCCACAATCGAGATATGAGAGTCGAAGTCCGCGTCTACCCGAAGGAATCCGTCCTCGATCCGCAGGGAAAGGCGATCGCGGGAGCGCTGCAGCGGCTGGGTCACCCCGTCGTCGACGTCCGCGCCGGGAAGATCTTCTTCGTCGACATCGATTCCCCCGACCGGCAGACCGCGGAATCGGAAGCGAAGAAGATGGCCGAAGAGCTCCTCGCCAACACGGTGATCGAGGGGTTCGACGTCGTCGTCCGGTAGCCCCCGCTCTCCTCCCAGCCAAGCCTTTTGTTTTCAGGGCCGTGCCGCTGGCTCTGATCTTGCTTTTCTCCTCATTGGAAAGTCGCGATGGAGAAGAGATACGGAATGCCCGCAATGCTCGCGCTGGTCGCCGCGCTGGGCGCGGGGCGCTTTGTGTCCGCGCAAGCGATCGAGGA
This sequence is a window from Thermoanaerobaculia bacterium. Protein-coding genes within it:
- a CDS encoding MBL fold metallo-hydrolase produces the protein MKISVLGSGSGGNAALVSSGATTVLVDAGFGPRALANRCALAGVDPAAISALFVTHEHSDHRIGAVEFAERFGIPIFCSRGTAEALGLDGSLFAHYVAITADRDGRVGDLGFRAFATPHDANESLAFRFEDAQSSCAIATDLGHCDDALVDFLRGVRALLFEFNHDEDLLRDGSYHWSLKKRIAGGLGHLSNRQSAEALSRAAGTQLREVVALHLSRQNNDPALVMALLSETLDRAECAARFGCADQLRGYATIEI
- the purS gene encoding phosphoribosylformylglycinamidine synthase subunit PurS, whose amino-acid sequence is MRVEVRVYPKESVLDPQGKAIAGALQRLGHPVVDVRAGKIFFVDIDSPDRQTAESEAKKMAEELLANTVIEGFDVVVR